A region of the Corynebacterium renale genome:
TTGCAGTCTCTTCAATAGCCACCGGCTCTGGGCGGTCGGCGTTCTCCGCCTCGAGCGGCTGCGCGGTGTGGCGAGAATCGGCCGGAGCCTCGGTGACCTTAGGGAGGGATCCCGTGAGCTCCGCGACGGATACGCCGCCTTCTTCCAGGCGACGACGCCGGCGGCGTCCTCCCTCCTTCGGCTGCGAACCCGAACGGGCTAACAGCTCGGCAACGGTGAGTTGCTTATCGCTCTCACTCATCGTCAGTCCTTTCCTCATCCACGCCCTTGTCCGTGCGCTCCAGGATGATCCCTTCACGCAAAGCCCATGGGCAGATCTCAATTTCCTCGAGACCAAGGGCACGCATAGCGGCCTCAGCTACGAGCGCACCCGCAACGATCTGGTGCGAACGATCACTGCTCACACCCTCCAACTCCGCGCGGTCCGCGGCAGTCATACGCGAAATAAACGCGATGAGCTGACGCAAACCCGGGGCCGTCAGATACCGCTTGACAAACGGGCCTTCCGAAGAAGGCGCCGCACCAGTCAGACGTGCCAGCGTGCGGAACGTCTTCGACGTTCCGACCGCAACACGCGCGGGCCCAAAGTTGCGCATCTGCTTTGCCGGTTCGACAAGTTCCGCGTCGATAAAATCGCGTAAAAGATTAATCTTTTTACGCTCGGGCGGATCCGTATCAAACCACTGATGAGTTAGCCTACCTGCACCAAGGTCCAGAGAGAAAGCGGCGTCAGGGGTTTCATCCGTTCCCGTGGTCAACTCAAGGGAACCGCCGCCGATGTCTAGGTTTGTGATTCGGCCGGCAGACCACCCGTACCAGCGCCGCACAGCCAGGAATGTCAGGCGGGCTTCGTCCTCACCACTGAGGATTTCCAGGCGGACGCCAGTTTCCTTCTCAACGTGGTCAAGGACTTCTTTCGAGTTGGTGGCGCTGCGTACCGCAGAGGTAGCAAACGGGATGACCTCATCGCACTTGAGCTTCTGCGCCAGTTCCGTGGCTTCCGCAACGCACTTGGTCAGCCGCTTCACGCCTTTCTCGTGGATCGCGCCGTCTTTGTCCAGCTGCTCCACGAGCTTCAGGGAAGTTTTCCAGTCACTCATGGGTGTCGGGCGCCCACCGGGGCGGGCGTCGACAGCAACCATGTGGACGGTATTACTTCCCACGTCTAATACACCTAATCGCACACTCCCAGCGTAGACCGTCTACGGTGGTTGGGTGTGAGCAACGCGTCAAATAATTCGGTTTTCCTGGGATATCCAGAGGTAACTCCTGCTAAAAAGCAGGTAGATGCCGGGGTGGAGGTTGCCCCCGATTTCCCACGGGAATGGATAGAATTCCCCGACCCCGAAGACCCACAGCGCGTCTACTCCATCGACATCACGTGGCTGGAATCCTACTGGAACTGCGCATTCGGGACCCCCGAATGTCAAGGTATCAACTTCGCGCAGCCCGACGTCGGCTGCTGCGGCCACGGCGCGTTCCTCTCCGACGACTGCGACCGCGAAAACCTCTACCAGTCAGTCCAGAAGATGCCAGCCAAGTACTGGCAGTTGCGGCCCGAGGGCCCGCTTGACGACGACATGACGTGGCTCGAATGGGACGAGCTGGAAAACGAAGACGGCAACATGGAGCCCGCGCTCAAGACGAAGGTCGTGGACGGCGGCTGCATCTTTGCCAACCGCGCCGGCTGGGCCACCGGCCACGGGTGCGCCCTGCACCAATGGGCCATGGACGAAGGCATCAAGATTACCGTGGCAAAACCGGAAGTGTGCTGGCAGGTGCCCCTATCCCGCGAGGACGAGTGGGAAGTCCGCGGCGACGGCGAAGACATTCTGCGCACCACAATCGGTCAATACGACCGCCGCCAATGGGGCGACGGTGGCCTCTGGTTCGACTGGTGGTGCACCGACGCACCCGCCTGCCACACCGCAACGAACCCCCTGTGGCAGACGATGGAAACCGAACTGCGTACCCTCATGGGTGACGCCGCCTACGACGTCTTGGCGAATATGCTGCGGCGGCGGGCCGAGCGCGGCGGTGGCGCTACCGTGCACCCCGCGTCCGTGGAATCAGGACGAGCAAGCTAGCGCGAATCTTTGGTTACGCGGTAGCGACGAATACCCCGGTAGATAGCTAGCACCAGCACAACCAAGGTGATGATCCCCAGCTCGGCCACGCCTATATTGAGGCCGAGCGCGCCAACGAGCACAAAGATAAGTGCGGTTCCCAGGATAAAAATCAGCAGGAACTCAAGGACTGCAAAAAAAATGGGGCGCATGGAAACTTTCTTCCCTACCTAACCTTCGAACTTATACCCCAGACCACGCACCGTGACCAGGTGGCGGGGGCGGGATGGTTCTTCTTCAATCTTGGAGCGCAGGCGCTTAACGTGGACGTCGAGAGTCTTTGTGTCACCCACATAATCTGCACCCCAGACGCGGTCAATGAGCTGGCCGCGGGTGAGCACGCGACCGGCGTTGCGCAGCAAGTACTCGAGGAGATCAAATTCCTTCAAAGGCATGGTGACAGGGGTGCCACCAACCGTGACCGTGTGGCGTTCCACGTCCATAGCCACCGGGCCAGCTTTGAGAATGTTGTGGGATTCTACTTCCACAGGTTCCGTGGTACCACGACGACGCAAGACCGCACGGATGCGGGCGATCAGTTCGCGGGAGGAATAGGGTTTGGTGACGTAGTCGTCGGCGCCTAGCTCAAGGCCCACGACCTTGTCGATCTCGGAATCGCGCGCGGTGACCATGATGACCGGAACGTTAGAGGTTTGGCGCAGTTCCTTGCACACGTCCGTGCCGGACATGCCTGGCAGCATGAGGTCAAGCAGGACGATGTCAATCTCGTTGCGGGCGAACTCTTCGAGGGCGGTGGGGCCGTCGCCAGCGATGATGGTGTCAAAACCTTCCTTGCGGAGCAGGAATGCTAGCGGATCTGCCAACGATTCCTCGTCTTCAACAATTAAGATTTTGGTAGTCACGAGCTAGACATCCTTTCTTGCACAACCGAAACATCGGCAGCGGTTGCCTGGTGAATTGGTAATTCGATGGTAAACGTCGAGCCCGTCCCCGGTCTCGACCACAGCTTAATTGTTCCGCTGTGGTTTGCCACCACATGTTTAACAATAGCCAGACCCAGCCCGGTTCCGCCTGTTGAACGGGAACGTGCCTTGTCTACACGGAAAAATCGTTCGAAAACACGCTGTTGATCTTCAGGCGCGATACCGATGCCGCGGTCAGTCACCCGGATTTGCACTGCGGCCCCATCATCGACGATTCGCTGGGTAATACTAACTGGCGCAGTAGTGCCGGAGTAGTTGATCGCGTTGCTGATCAGATTAGAAACAGCTGTCACTAGCAGGGACTTATCACCGTTGACCTGCACGCCCGTTGGGGTATCCCGGGTCAAAGGAAGATTGTGATTCTCCGCGGACAGGGCGTTGCGGCTCATGGCCTCGTCAATGACATCGTCAACGCTCACCGGCTCCATGTTCGGCAACGCTTCCGCGCCCTGCAACTTAGATAAGGAGATCAGCTCGTTGATCAGGTTAGACATGCGCTGCGCTTCGCGGTGGATTTTCGTCCCGAAGTAGTCCACGTGTTCTGGGTCGTCGACGCCCTGCATCAGCGCCTCGGAGAGCAATGCCATGCCGCCTACCGGGGTTTTGAGTTCGTGGGACACGTTAGCTACGAAGTCGCGGCGGGCCTCTTCCATCCGCTGGTTCTCTGACTCGTCGGTGGAGTACACGATGACGAAGCGGTCGTCGACAAGCGTCAGTGGCTGGGCCGTAGCGCGTACGGACGTCACCCGAGTTCCCGTCCGCAGTTTAGAAAAGTGCAGGTCCACCGTGTGAGGTTCGCGATCTTTGTACGCGTGGAGCGCCAGCTCCCACACCTCTGGGTGGACCGTGCGCGCGTGCACCATACCCATGTCGTGGGCACGCGCATTAGAAAGGAGGACTTCGCCGCCGCGGTCAAGGACCATGATGCCGGTCGGCGAACCCTGGATAACCAGGTGAAGTACCTGGCTGATGGTGGTGACCTGGTTTTCTTCTAGCGTCGCGGTGGCTTTACTCTTTTGCCACGCCACCCGAAAACGCGAAAATAGTGGTGGGATACATAATCCCACCACAAAAGCCAGGATGACCCACCCAGCCACAGAACCTACTTCTTCTCCCCTTGTGCAGCGACAGCAGCAGCACCCGCAGCAGCGGCCTCAGGATCTAGGTAGGTACCGCCTGGGTTCTGGACGGCGCCATTTGCGTCGACCTCGTAGACAAGTGGGATACCGGTCGGGATGTTCAGGCCGGCAATCTCTTCTTCAGAGATGTTGTCCAGGTACTTGACCAGTGCGCGCAGGGAGTTGCCGTGCGCTGCGATGACAACCTGCTCGCCATTCTTGACGCGTGGCAGAATCTCTTCCTCGAAGTAAGGAACGAAGCGGGCAACAACGTCCTTCAGGCACTCGGTGTTAGGAACCTTGTCCAGGTTCTTGTAGCGAGGGTCGTGTGCCTGGGAGAACTCGTTGTCATCATCGAGCTCTGGTGGTGGGGTGCCGTAGGAACGACGCCATGCCATGAACTGCTCGTCGCCGTACTTTTCCTTGATCTCAGCCTTATCCAGGCCCTGGAGAGCACCGTAGTGGCGCTCGTTCAGACGCCAGTCACGAACGACTGGAATCCAGTGGTAGTCCGCTGCGTCAAGAGCAATGTTTGCGGTCTTGATCGCGCGGCGCAGCAGCGAGGTGTAGAGGACGTCTGGGGTCAGGCCGGCTTCCTTAATAAGTTCACCAGCGTGGGCAGCTTCCTGCTTGCCCTTTTCGGTCAGGTCTACATCAACCCAACCAGTGAACTGGTTAGAAGCGTTCCATTCGGACTGGCCATGACG
Encoded here:
- a CDS encoding phosphoglyceromutase, with amino-acid sequence MSNGKLILLRHGQSEWNASNQFTGWVDVDLTEKGKQEAAHAGELIKEAGLTPDVLYTSLLRRAIKTANIALDAADYHWIPVVRDWRLNERHYGALQGLDKAEIKEKYGDEQFMAWRRSYGTPPPELDDDNEFSQAHDPRYKNLDKVPNTECLKDVVARFVPYFEEEILPRVKNGEQVVIAAHGNSLRALVKYLDNISEEEIAGLNIPTGIPLVYEVDANGAVQNPGGTYLDPEAAAAGAAAVAAQGEKK
- a CDS encoding sensor histidine kinase, which translates into the protein MAGWVILAFVVGLCIPPLFSRFRVAWQKSKATATLEENQVTTISQVLHLVIQGSPTGIMVLDRGGEVLLSNARAHDMGMVHARTVHPEVWELALHAYKDREPHTVDLHFSKLRTGTRVTSVRATAQPLTLVDDRFVIVYSTDESENQRMEEARRDFVANVSHELKTPVGGMALLSEALMQGVDDPEHVDYFGTKIHREAQRMSNLINELISLSKLQGAEALPNMEPVSVDDVIDEAMSRNALSAENHNLPLTRDTPTGVQVNGDKSLLVTAVSNLISNAINYSGTTAPVSITQRIVDDGAAVQIRVTDRGIGIAPEDQQRVFERFFRVDKARSRSTGGTGLGLAIVKHVVANHSGTIKLWSRPGTGSTFTIELPIHQATAADVSVVQERMSSS
- a CDS encoding Ppx/GppA phosphatase family protein → MRLGVLDVGSNTVHMVAVDARPGGRPTPMSDWKTSLKLVEQLDKDGAIHEKGVKRLTKCVAEATELAQKLKCDEVIPFATSAVRSATNSKEVLDHVEKETGVRLEILSGEDEARLTFLAVRRWYGWSAGRITNLDIGGGSLELTTGTDETPDAAFSLDLGAGRLTHQWFDTDPPERKKINLLRDFIDAELVEPAKQMRNFGPARVAVGTSKTFRTLARLTGAAPSSEGPFVKRYLTAPGLRQLIAFISRMTAADRAELEGVSSDRSHQIVAGALVAEAAMRALGLEEIEICPWALREGIILERTDKGVDEERTDDE
- a CDS encoding response regulator transcription factor, whose translation is MTTKILIVEDEESLADPLAFLLRKEGFDTIIAGDGPTALEEFARNEIDIVLLDLMLPGMSGTDVCKELRQTSNVPVIMVTARDSEIDKVVGLELGADDYVTKPYSSRELIARIRAVLRRRGTTEPVEVESHNILKAGPVAMDVERHTVTVGGTPVTMPLKEFDLLEYLLRNAGRVLTRGQLIDRVWGADYVGDTKTLDVHVKRLRSKIEEEPSRPRHLVTVRGLGYKFEG